The DNA segment TCGTTCAGCAATTCGAGGATACGGTCGGCGAGAATGTCGGGACGGCGCGGGGGAACAAGATACCCCGTCACGCCATCTTGGACGGTGTACGTCAAGCCGCCGACGTCGCTGGCAATCACCGGTGTGCCGCACGCCATGGCTTCCAGGGCAACCATGCCAAAGCTTTCGTAGTGGCTTGGCATGACAACCATTTCCGCCGCCGAGTAGAAGTAGGGCAAGGTCTCCTGGCTTTGCGCGCCCAAGAATGTGACCACGTCTTCAATGTCTAATTCGGCACGCAAGGCATGCAGGCGGCGCATTTCAGCCGTCAGTGCCTGCGCGGCGTCTTCGGCGCTCCCCCCGATAATGCTCAGGCAGAGCCGTTCACGCCAGGCGGGTTCACGGCGCACAACTTCGGCGATGGCTTCAATCAGGGCGTCAATCCCTTTCAGGGGGTCTATGCGCCCCACAAAGAGGATGAGTTTGTGGTCGTCGGGAATGCCAAGCAGGCGGCGCGCCTCACGCTTGGGAATCGGGTGGAACAAATCCAGGTCTACGCCGCACGGGATAACTTCAATCTTCGAGGGGTCGGCGGGGTAATGTTCCAGAATTTGGGCGCGGTCAATGGGGGTTGCGGCAACGAGACGGTCAACCGCGCGGGCAATCTGCGCTTCACTGCGGATGCGGATGTCGAGTTCGCGCTCGGCTTCACTGCGGGCGACTGCGTTCTTCATCACACCGAGCGTGTGGTACATGTGGGCGATGGGCGCGCCCCATGCTTCACGCAGGGCTTGCGCAACCAGAC comes from the Ardenticatena maritima genome and includes:
- a CDS encoding glycosyltransferase; protein product: MHIETECCHQVGELFPTSSPPKEKIRWRIVPRGRIAMLSVHTCPLAMLGGKNTGGMNVYVRELSRQLGARGWQVDIFTHAENMARPLIVQMSENVRVIHIVAGPVRHIGKNELYHYLPEFTENVLRFATLEGHTYDIIHSHYWLSGLVAQALREAWGAPIAHMYHTLGVMKNAVARSEAERELDIRIRSEAQIARAVDRLVAATPIDRAQILEHYPADPSKIEVIPCGVDLDLFHPIPKREARRLLGIPDDHKLILFVGRIDPLKGIDALIEAIAEVVRREPAWRERLCLSIIGGSAEDAAQALTAEMRRLHALRAELDIEDVVTFLGAQSQETLPYFYSAAEMVVMPSHYESFGMVALEAMACGTPVIASDVGGLTYTVQDGVTGYLVPPRRPDILADRILELLNDVERRREMGRNGVKRAERFGWPAITRQIERLYAELRILA